The stretch of DNA CGTTCTATATGTGTTGGGTGAAGAGGTTGTTACACAAAGATGCACTGAGAAAAAGAGATACGCCGAAATTTAACCCAATTCTCGGTGTATCTTCCTGATTACTCTGCGAAGCTCTGTGCAACAATCTCTTTACCCGGCATATGTAAAATATAGACGGCAGTTCACACTATGAAAAGTCACTCGTCCAACTGCTGAATACGCGCCAGATGCCGCCCGCCTTCAAAGGGTGTGTCGAGCCAGATTTGCACGATTTTCAGGGCCATTTCTTCGCTTATCATCCGTTCGCCAATCGAAATCACGTTGGCGTCGTTGTGTTGCCGTCCGAGCCGGGCCGACTCTTCGTTCCAGCACAGCGCACAGCGAACCCCTTTAACGCGGTTGGCCGCAATGGCTTCTCCGTTACCCGACCCGCCCAGTACAATACCCCGGTCAACGGCTCCGGCGGCAACAGCTTCGGCAACAGGCCGGATAAAACGCGGATAATCGACCGAAGCTTCCGAGTCAGTGCCTTTGTCGATAACGTCGTGGCCGTGGCTGATGAGGTACTGTTTGATGGCTTCTTTGTAGCGGAAACCGGCGTGGTCGGAGCCGATGGCAATTTTCATAGTGTTATTTATTGGTACTGCGTTCTACGTGAGCTGGCTGGGTGAACAAGTTGTTACGATTGCTCTGCGAAGCTCTGTGTAATAACATTTCTTTTAACTTGAAACGTGGCGCAAAAGTAGGTAAATGGCTCGCCAAGATGAAACCTTAACAGGCTAAACTTGTTCGGAACGGGGCGTGTAGGTAATTTGCGGCCCAGCAATACAACCGGATTATGATTCCAGCCACCAACCAGCGGCTATCCGCCACGGTGTTATTTATCTTCGGCGGCAGTGGAGACCTCAATCTCCGCAAACTGACCCCCGCTCTGTACAACCTCACTATCGACAACTACCTGCCCGAACAATTCGCCGTTGTTGGCCTGGGCCGGAGCGACTATACCGACGAAACGTTTCGCGAGCGGCTGCTCGAAGGCGTTCGTCAGTTCTCGCGCCGAAAAGACGATCTTGACGTTACGTGGGATCGGTTCGCGCCCAAAATTTCGTACCTGCAAATGGACGCGGGCAATGAAAACGCCTACGGAAAATTAGCCGATTACGTGTCGGCCCGGCAAACGGAGTGGGGCATGCACGCCAACGTGATATTCTACCTCGCCGTAGCTCCGCAGTTGGTGCCTGGCATTGCTACCAACCTCGGTAATCTGCCGCTCTGTGGCGATAAACAGAACGTGCGAATCGTGGTCGAGAAACCGTTCGGACACGATCTGAAAACAGCCAGAGAACTCAATGCGCTGCTGGGCGGGCTGTTTGCCGAAGAGCAGATTTACCGTATCGACCATTATCTCGGCAAAGAAACCGTGCAGAATATTCTGGCCCTGCGGTTTGCCAACTCGCTCTTTGAACCCATCTGGAACCGCCGGTACATCGATTACGTGCAGATTACGGCTTCTGAAACGGTTGGGCTGGAGGGGCGCGGGGGCTACTACGAAGGCTCCGGTGCCCTGCGCGACATGATTCAGAATCACCTCCTTCAGGTGCTGTGCATGGTGGCTACCGAAGCACCGGTTAACTTCGACGCCAACGAGGTTCGTAACAAAAAAGTCGACGTGTTGCACGCCATCCGGCGCATCCGGCCCGAACAGGTCAACGACATGGCCGTGCGCGGGCAGTACGGCCCCGGCCCGATTAACGGCGAAGAACGGCCCGGCTACCGGCAGGAGGAGGGCGTAAAACCCGACTCGGCCACCGAAACGTTTGCAGCCATCAAACTGTATGTCGATAACTGGCGGTGGGAAAACGTGCCGTTCTACCTGCGCACGGGTAAATCATTGCCCGAAAAAACGACGGTTATCAAAATCAAATTCAAGGCCGCGCCCGATTTTGCGTTTCCCGACGAAGCCACCAAAACCTGGAAATCGAACCGCCTGAGCATTGGTATTCAGCCCGCTATGGATATCCGGCTGCGAATTCAGGCCAAGCGGCCCGGCCAAACCCTGGCCCTCGACCCGGTTGAGATGGTGTTTAGCTACAAAACCGAATACGCCGGGCAGGAACCGGAAGCCTACGAAACCCTGCTCTTAGACGTGATGACCGGCGACGCTACCCTCTTTATGCGGGCCGATCAGGTCGAAGCGGCCTGGCAGGTGGTTACGCCCATTCTCGACGCCTGGGCTGCCGAACCACCCGCCGACTTCCCAAACTATGCGCCCGGCTCGTGGGGACCACAGGCCGCCGACGAATTGGTAGGCAAAGATGGATTCAGGTGGGAAACGAAATAACGCCTATGCAACTGATTGTAACGAAAAATTCGGCTGATCTGGCGAAGAAAGCTGCCGACTTCATAGCGAAACGCATCGTAGATACGCTTAAAAAACAGGAACGGTTTACCATCGCACTGTCGGGCGGCAGTACGCCCAAAGCCTTGCATGAACTGCTGGCGAAATCGCCTTATGCTGAGCAGATTCCGTGGCTGCAACTCCATGTGTTCTGGGGCGATGAACGGTATGTTTCCATCGATGACCCGCTCAGCAACGCGGGTATGGCCTACGATACGCTGCTGGGTCATGTATATACACCCGAGGATCAAATCCACGTCTGGCGTACCGACCTTGACCCCGAAGCCGCTGCCGCCGATTACAGTCGGATTTTACACGACTATTTTCCTGATGCCGCTGCGCCAACGTTCGACCTTGTCTTGCTGGGCATGGGCGACGATGGGCACACGCTTTCGCTGTTTCCCGGCACCGACGTCGTTCATGAACAAACTGCCTGGACGAAAGCGTATTTTCTGACGCAGCAAAACATGTATCGGCTAACACTGACGGCTCCCGTTGTGAACCGGGCGGCCTGTGTGCTGTTTTTAGTGGCCGGTCCGAAAAAAGCGGAGCCACTGCGCCACGTGCTGGAGGGCGAATTTCAGCCTGACAGCTACCCCTCGCAGATGATAAAGCCGACGAATGGCGAACTGGTCTGGATGGTCGATGAGCAGGCGGCAGCGGGGTTAAGGGTATAATTTTTTTCTGGCTCCTAACCGCCAAGCACTCAGACAGATTACGGCGAAGTTTAGCCAACGGTCTTAACTTTTTCATGACTGCCTGCCCGCTTCCTCCGTTTTTTCCGTACCTTTATACCCCGTAATGACCCAAACAGGTTTTCACTTATGGCGGCTACGGGACCTAAATCCGCAAAATATATTTTCGTCACAGGCGGGGTGACGTCTTCGCTCGGCAAGGGCATCATTGCTTCATCACTTGCCAAACTGCTGCAATCACGGGGGCTTACGGTAACGATTCAGAAATTCGATCCGTATATCAACATTGATCCTGGCACACTCAATCCCTACGAACACGGCGAATGCTACGTCACCGACGACGGAGCCGAAACAGACCTCGATCTTGGTCACTACGAGCGGTTTTTGAACACACCTACCTCGCAGGCCAACAACATCACCACCGGTCGTATCTACAACAACGTCATCACCCGCGAACGCCGGGGCGACTTCCTCGGTAAAACCGTGCAGGTGGTGCCGCACATCACCGATGAGATCAAGCGCAACATCCGGCTGCTGGGCGATACGGGCGAGTACGACATCGTTATCACCGAGATTGGCGGCTGCGTTGGCGACATCGAGTCGCTACCGTTTGTGGAGGCCGTGCGGCAGTTGAAATTTGAACTCGGCGAGAAAGATACGCTCGTCATTCATCTTACGTTAGTGCCGTACCTGCAATCGGCGGGCGAACTGAAAACCAAACCAACGCAGCACTCCGTCAGGATGTTGCTTGAGAATGGTGTACAGCCCGATATTATCGTGTGCCGCACCGAATATCCGCTGCCGCAGGAGATTCGCCGGAAAATCGCGCTGTTCTGTAACGTGCAGGTGTCGTCGGTCATCGAAGCCATCGATGCCGAAACGATCTACGACGTACCGCTGCTGATGCAAAAAGAGCGGCTCGATCAGCGGGCGTTGTACATGCTCGACCTGTATAATGACAA from Spirosoma montaniterrae encodes:
- the pgl gene encoding 6-phosphogluconolactonase translates to MQLIVTKNSADLAKKAADFIAKRIVDTLKKQERFTIALSGGSTPKALHELLAKSPYAEQIPWLQLHVFWGDERYVSIDDPLSNAGMAYDTLLGHVYTPEDQIHVWRTDLDPEAAAADYSRILHDYFPDAAAPTFDLVLLGMGDDGHTLSLFPGTDVVHEQTAWTKAYFLTQQNMYRLTLTAPVVNRAACVLFLVAGPKKAEPLRHVLEGEFQPDSYPSQMIKPTNGELVWMVDEQAAAGLRV
- a CDS encoding ribose-5-phosphate isomerase, translated to MKIAIGSDHAGFRYKEAIKQYLISHGHDVIDKGTDSEASVDYPRFIRPVAEAVAAGAVDRGIVLGGSGNGEAIAANRVKGVRCALCWNEESARLGRQHNDANVISIGERMISEEMALKIVQIWLDTPFEGGRHLARIQQLDE
- the zwf gene encoding glucose-6-phosphate dehydrogenase — translated: MIPATNQRLSATVLFIFGGSGDLNLRKLTPALYNLTIDNYLPEQFAVVGLGRSDYTDETFRERLLEGVRQFSRRKDDLDVTWDRFAPKISYLQMDAGNENAYGKLADYVSARQTEWGMHANVIFYLAVAPQLVPGIATNLGNLPLCGDKQNVRIVVEKPFGHDLKTARELNALLGGLFAEEQIYRIDHYLGKETVQNILALRFANSLFEPIWNRRYIDYVQITASETVGLEGRGGYYEGSGALRDMIQNHLLQVLCMVATEAPVNFDANEVRNKKVDVLHAIRRIRPEQVNDMAVRGQYGPGPINGEERPGYRQEEGVKPDSATETFAAIKLYVDNWRWENVPFYLRTGKSLPEKTTVIKIKFKAAPDFAFPDEATKTWKSNRLSIGIQPAMDIRLRIQAKRPGQTLALDPVEMVFSYKTEYAGQEPEAYETLLLDVMTGDATLFMRADQVEAAWQVVTPILDAWAAEPPADFPNYAPGSWGPQAADELVGKDGFRWETK